A part of Citrifermentans bremense genomic DNA contains:
- a CDS encoding ribose-phosphate pyrophosphokinase: MENKIRVFSGNSNPILAEKICDCLKVPLGKAKVKTFSDGEIMVEIGENVRGRDIYVVQSTCCPTNNNLMELLIMIDALKRASAATITAVIPYYGYARQDRKAAPRTPITSKLVADLITTAGAARVVTVDLHAGQIQGFFNIPVDNLYAAPVLLAHLKSRFADDPDNLVMVSPDAGGTERARAFAKRLGCTLAVIDKRRTGPNVAEIMHLIGDVKGKNAIILDDMIDTAGTLTQAALALKEHGAANVYACATHGVLSGPAIDRINASVIEKVVITDTVPLGEKAELSDKIRVLSVAELLGEAIRRIHEDESVSSLFV, from the coding sequence ATGGAAAACAAGATCAGGGTGTTCAGCGGTAACTCGAATCCTATTCTGGCAGAAAAGATCTGTGATTGCCTGAAAGTGCCCCTGGGCAAGGCCAAGGTCAAGACCTTCTCCGACGGCGAGATCATGGTCGAGATCGGCGAGAACGTGCGCGGGCGTGATATCTACGTGGTGCAGTCCACCTGCTGCCCGACCAACAACAACTTGATGGAACTGCTGATCATGATCGACGCCCTAAAGAGGGCTTCGGCAGCAACCATCACTGCCGTGATCCCTTATTACGGCTATGCGCGCCAGGACCGCAAGGCCGCCCCGAGAACCCCGATCACCTCCAAGCTCGTGGCCGACCTGATCACCACCGCCGGCGCCGCCAGGGTTGTGACCGTGGACCTTCACGCGGGGCAGATCCAGGGCTTTTTCAACATCCCGGTGGACAACCTCTACGCCGCGCCCGTTTTGCTCGCCCATCTGAAGAGCCGCTTCGCCGACGACCCCGACAACCTGGTCATGGTGTCGCCGGACGCAGGGGGGACCGAGCGCGCCAGGGCCTTCGCCAAGAGGCTCGGCTGCACGCTGGCCGTCATCGACAAGCGCCGCACCGGCCCCAACGTGGCCGAGATCATGCACCTGATCGGCGACGTGAAGGGTAAGAACGCCATCATCCTGGACGATATGATCGACACGGCAGGGACGCTCACCCAGGCCGCCCTCGCCCTGAAGGAGCACGGCGCCGCCAACGTGTACGCCTGCGCCACCCACGGGGTCCTTTCCGGCCCCGCCATCGACAGGATCAACGCCTCGGTCATCGAGAAGGTGGTCATCACCGACACCGTCCCCCTGGGTGAGAAGGCCGAGCTTTCCGACAAGATCAGGGTGCTTTCCGTTGCAGAACTTCTGGGAGAGGCGATCCGCCGCATCCACGAGGATGAGTCGGTCAGCTCCCTTTTCGTTTAA
- a CDS encoding DUF4382 domain-containing protein — protein MSGKTAAFKPAVIVICLLLAAFAYLGGCSGGGSDATKGTLKLAITDRQSDSFGKVVIAIREIRVVPRGLEGAADNDPNLPVLVRFATPKVVDVMALRFLQEPLGEIVLPAGSYSQIRLVLEPNPNGNRPPVNYLTLSSDLNGSNPIPLDTPSGQQSGLKVLGPVEVKAGVINAVMIDFDPNTAIVPRGNGGYNLKPTGIRMVQMAGELPQFGSIIGNVSSSFAQWSSATVSVKRRGTVNDSDPIAAGRIFSSYTSGRWQAPFAVFVPPASGSVGYKTFITANGFALYSSQAVSVAQGDATELGEIVLTPQ, from the coding sequence ATGAGCGGGAAAACTGCAGCGTTTAAGCCGGCTGTCATAGTTATCTGCTTGCTGCTGGCAGCCTTCGCGTACCTTGGGGGTTGCAGCGGGGGAGGAAGCGACGCCACAAAGGGGACCTTAAAGCTCGCCATCACCGACAGACAGAGCGACAGCTTCGGCAAGGTCGTGATCGCCATACGCGAGATACGGGTGGTCCCCAGGGGATTGGAAGGCGCAGCCGATAACGATCCGAACCTCCCTGTACTGGTGCGGTTTGCCACGCCCAAGGTCGTAGATGTCATGGCCCTGCGCTTTCTCCAGGAACCCCTGGGCGAAATCGTCCTCCCGGCCGGGAGCTACAGCCAGATCCGACTGGTTCTGGAGCCGAACCCGAACGGCAACCGTCCTCCCGTCAACTACCTCACGCTCAGCAGCGACCTAAACGGCAGCAACCCGATCCCGCTCGACACACCCAGCGGGCAGCAGTCCGGGCTCAAGGTGCTGGGCCCCGTCGAGGTCAAGGCCGGTGTCATCAACGCGGTCATGATCGACTTCGACCCCAATACCGCCATAGTCCCGCGGGGCAACGGCGGCTACAACCTGAAACCGACCGGGATCAGGATGGTGCAGATGGCAGGCGAGCTGCCGCAGTTCGGCTCCATCATCGGCAACGTGAGTTCCAGCTTCGCGCAGTGGTCCAGCGCCACCGTCTCCGTCAAGAGGCGCGGTACCGTGAACGACAGCGACCCGATCGCAGCAGGGCGCATCTTCTCCAGTTACACCAGCGGTAGATGGCAGGCCCCGTTTGCCGTCTTCGTGCCGCCAGCCAGCGGGAGCGTCGGCTACAAGACGTTCATAACGGCAAACGGCTTCGCTTTGTATTCGTCCCAGGCAGTATCGGTGGCACAGGGTGATGCGACCGAACTGGGCGAGATAGTGCTGACGCCGCAGTAA
- a CDS encoding bacteriohemerythrin, which yields MPIIQWNVNLLVGIQEIDRQHKHLVQSLNRAYDEFREGKEIELAFLQELIDYAARHFSCEEQWMKKTGYPKLEAHREEHAHFTGRVVEFKKELKGNGKVSVELLWFLCNWVTHHIGETDVEFGRFFDVHNISTRRDKTGPAGGDA from the coding sequence ATGCCTATAATTCAATGGAATGTGAATCTCTTGGTGGGGATACAGGAGATCGACCGGCAACACAAGCACCTGGTGCAATCCCTGAACAGGGCCTACGACGAGTTCCGGGAAGGCAAAGAGATCGAGCTGGCATTCCTGCAGGAATTGATCGACTACGCCGCTCGCCACTTCAGCTGTGAAGAGCAGTGGATGAAGAAGACGGGCTACCCCAAGCTGGAGGCCCACCGGGAAGAGCACGCCCACTTCACCGGCAGGGTCGTCGAGTTCAAGAAGGAGTTGAAAGGTAACGGGAAGGTTTCGGTGGAGCTGCTCTGGTTTTTGTGCAACTGGGTGACGCACCACATAGGTGAAACCGACGTCGAGTTCGGCCGGTTCTTCGACGTCCACAACATCAGCACCAGGCGCGACAAGACGGGCCCGGCCGGCGGCGACGCCTGA
- a CDS encoding PilZ domain-containing protein: MFEKKLKSGRVADDKRPANCPLHCIGGCYMNQRRFHRVQSRAPGELSHSGMNYKCRLENVSLRGALISADECIMIPVGDCCTLSVTLEPQAGPVVITACIVHSFFSMVGIKFVSFSGDAEERLLDFLRQSTTEPEKLEQEWEMIQEKRSNLPGECACHASATGS; the protein is encoded by the coding sequence ATGTTTGAGAAAAAACTGAAGTCCGGCCGCGTCGCTGACGATAAGAGACCTGCCAATTGTCCATTACACTGCATAGGGGGATGCTATATGAACCAGCGGCGTTTTCACCGGGTACAAAGCAGAGCGCCCGGCGAACTGTCACATTCAGGCATGAACTACAAGTGCCGGCTGGAAAACGTTTCTTTGAGGGGCGCGCTGATCAGCGCTGATGAGTGCATAATGATTCCTGTCGGCGACTGCTGCACGCTATCGGTCACCTTGGAGCCGCAGGCCGGGCCCGTAGTGATAACAGCCTGCATCGTGCATAGCTTTTTTTCCATGGTGGGGATCAAGTTCGTGAGCTTTTCCGGAGACGCCGAGGAGCGCCTGCTCGACTTCCTGCGGCAATCGACCACGGAACCGGAAAAGCTGGAGCAGGAGTGGGAGATGATACAGGAGAAAAGAAGCAATCTTCCTGGAGAGTGCGCCTGCCATGCCTCGGCGACCGGGTCCTGA